A genomic region of Capsicum annuum cultivar UCD-10X-F1 unplaced genomic scaffold, UCD10Xv1.1 ctg35294, whole genome shotgun sequence contains the following coding sequences:
- the LOC107842610 gene encoding uncharacterized protein LOC107842610: MDFLDHLPKFLNGEVDVPLAKSFEETHKKKKPDCTREDWVEPRAKAAYEGFQKSIEDWRQTQPTSEDGTMVQPSPADMTRI; the protein is encoded by the exons ATGGACTTTTTAGACCACTTACCA AAATTCTTAAATGGAGAAGTAGATGTACCTCTTGCTAAATCCTTCGAAGAGACGCATAAGAAGAAAAAACCTGACTGTACAAGAGAAGATTGGGTCGAACCGCGTGCTAAGGCTGCATAT gaaggaTTTCAAAAAAGTATTGAAGATTGGCGTCAAACCCAACCTActtcagaggatggtaccatggtccaaccatcGCCTGCTGATATGACTAGAATATGA